GagaaatattaaaatctaaatGCATAAATAACCAAGATTCCGATAGTAGTATACAAAAGGTTCGTTAAGACAACTAAAAACAATAGGAttgaagagagagaaaagaatTAGAACAAAATAATAGGGGAATGAAACagaatatttgttatttataattttccaGTTTAAATAAGCTTTTCTAATTCTTTAGAATTAAAGGAATGCCAAAGAATTATATTCTTTATAAATGGTGtagtttttgagaaaataatAGAAATTTACTATTCCATTCATTTTTTATTACCATTTAGAACCATTGTACATGTATAAGAACATATTCTTATCtatttagtagttagtactaaatCATTTGCttgattacattttgaaaaaCGAAATGCATCTAACATTGGATACAaacttcaaaaaagaaaaaaaacaaaaacaaaacgtaAAATTCAAAGCTACAGAACATGTTTGGTAAAAAAAGCCAAAGTTCTTGATATACCTGTTTTACCTATAAGGAATATGGGTTATAAGCTCTTcaactgaaaagaaaaaaaaactataaagtaacaaatcactaaaccctaagatTGATCTTCAAGATCTAATGACAATTAAGATTTGAGCAGCCAGTTTTTATTTGATAACATCAAGGCAAATAGcaccattttgaaaagaaaaaaaaaagaaaagacattAACCTTTCTCATTGCAATGCTTTATACCTAAATTAAAAACGGATCAAAGACGTATTTTCAGCTAAGATGAAAATTTACCTTCTGGATGATTGCTCCTCTTCCGTTATATGTCTCACCAACTTTTAAGGCATAAGAAATAATGTTACCTCTCCTCCTAAAGAATCATTGAGTAAGAAGAAAGTGGGCAAAGCTTTGAAGCAAAACATATGTGACAATCAAAGAAATGGGTATTGTACAAACATAGCGTGTTGCATCcacttttatatataatctgccttttgatttttttcgttGTTTCCACTTAAGtcttattttctcaacttttgGTTAGTTGGCTTCTAGTGGGAGGTGAGGTGTGTGTGTGTTCGGTGGATCAAACTCAACACATATCACTATCTCTTaacttataattattttatctttatgaACGCAGTTTTGCATCATATGAAGATATGGtcaatgttttaagaaaaaaactagaTATTAACCCGCACGTTCATGcgaatatttttcatttataaatgtatttgatattattataatttttatttttgtattatatattgtgtagctctataatattattatttatatttcttattcgacgttattaatatatagtgatttgtttaatacattttactttgttattaattttattacttactaatatattttcaagttaggtacaataaaataacaatatgaaataatcaaatagataaactcctcgaaaatattttgtttaatttatacattatgctataatatattttcaaaatttacttaattgtattataaaaaataaatatgtttaagataattaatatttacGTGTTGtgtgttaaaaaatatactttatattattttagtgttttatgggatttataagttaaaaacatggttttgtttaaataataaaaatctattattttacatagtagcatctatcatattattttagtagaTTTTTTTGATATAGGATatttttggatgttatgatattaagtttttgtaattaaaatttcaaaatattagattgcTTTAGTTTatacaacatatatattttgttttttcctagtcatttcaaaattttattatttatcatctatgattttatcttttataaaatttgaaatattataattttgagtttgaataattatttttaaaattttatattttatcaagaaaactttgaaaattacactactatatttgagtttggaagattacatgaattttgaatattttttgttactacaataatactttattttataaaatatattagaatttttggtaatatttgtacaaaaatttcaaaatatttgttataaataaaataaaatgtgtatttataattaaaatttgatttgtcattaatattttaaatgaattactaaACTTTCGTAGttttctaataatattttttttaatagtatatgaactaaatgttattattatatactattatattttgtatataaacattttaaacaatatattgttgagagtttctaataaatttatttttgtataaatattatatagtttacgaaTTTTAACCCATTTTTATGATgagtgataatttttttaaatgaaacaattttataaataaaatttgttaatttaccaatttaatataatgttttcagattttattcatataacacttctgtttttatataatacagaatataattatagaataataaaattttagttaatattgatttataaaaatattatattattaattacaaaattaattgaaatattattttataaaatatttaatttttgaagtaagattttgttagattatttctcaacatattttgttataattagaaaaaacaaaaataattattattaatttaaataatcaaatgtgtcatattaaatgattttttaagtGGTCCTATTATGACTTgttaatagtagataaaaataggactctaaattaataaattagatgTTTAGTTCGGAATTTATTAGTTTGATATGGAGAGTAAATTCGATTTTATtttccataaaataaaatattagattttatttaaagtattttattcaaatatattaacaaattaatATGACGTCTTTCTAACTATTTTTGTTATCAAaaagatataatatatttgGCACAAACATTTTTGGATTTACTTTTAAGATAATAAGTTTCGTTAAGATATTATGATTTACGTATTTGAAAGGATTGAAAGATATGATTCTCATATTTTGTAGAAGTTGTTATAAGATGTTAAGATATACAATATTTCGAATGTAGATGGTAGGTTAATAAATAGAGAGCTCAGAATATAAGGAACAAAGtcttgaaaattatatattaccttatcaaatataacataataacaaaataaagaaatcaAATTAAGTTGTTAGTGGTTATTTTGTTTGCAAGACACGTAACTAAAGTCAGATCAAATCTGTTCTTGATAATATGTTTCTAATATTCTTTTAGATAATGATTGTATTTACCAAATTATTAGATATTAATCTTATTTGAATTACAAAATATCTAATCTAACATAAAAGACACATGTATGAATTGTATTTAGacctatgataaaaaaaatattatttatttaacataaAATATGAACATGATATAATCTCTATATGATTGAATCTTGTCTACTGACATTCTCTAAGTTTAACAGAGAAAAGTGATCTCAATCTAAATGTGCGTCATCGTAAGAAAGAACCAAGCAGTAATGCATTAAAAATCTATCAACTGACCACAATTACAGTATACTATCTTCTTTCAATGTTATTATAATGAAAGATggagaaaaatattaattaatctaatgTTTCTTTTGATGCAGTTTATGATCTCAAGAGAAGCAAATACGATCATATATACCAGCATGAGGTCTAGTTAGAGTTATTGTAttgttaatataataatatataacaaccctcggtttagttttattttaattttagattaagAGATTGgttaaattttaatagatttaatgTTGGTTTAGTTTTAGTTGTCCGATTGTATAATCTTAGtagaatttaataaaatattattgttacaAACTTAAATGGTCCATAAATTAAGTAGTTTAGTAATAAATTTGAAAGAGTctaaaaattaagtgacaactTCTAATGGTAGATAAATTTAGGACTCTAATAGAGTATACTATATACATGTAACATGTGAACGTTTAACATGCTATATACAAATAGGTACTAAGTATAAATCGTGATAAATTCAAAATGCAggggaaaagtttttttttaagactgTTACGTAGGAAACTTAAGATCTACTCGTTGTGCATCATCTAAATTGTTAAGCTTGCTAAAACAATATTCCGAGATTTTGATTCAATAATTTATTTCTCTCCTCGTTATTGTGacatatttcaataatttatctAGAAAGCGTAATACTATATCCACTTATACGAATGTAAATATTATACTGAAAACATGTTTCGGATTGTTTCCGCCACCAACGTAGTGCTATACATTATATTTAGACAAATCTTATACAACATCAATTCACAGAACTGTGCTAGTTATGataaaagatcaaaaaaaagTTGAGTTATAAATGATATTCAAATGACTATTATTATACAGCATCCATCAAATACAGTAGACATTATATGATACCATGTTATATAATCTATATCTATACAAAACTTCGTAATGTTCTATATATGTAACATAAACACTCCCCCTCACTTCAGTTTTATTTATCATGGCCTATCTAAACCCTTTATCCCTCTTTTGATGTTATATATGTTTCTGAGAAAATCTGAGTCATAGCCAAAAAATGCACTAATAAATATACAAGTATACCTCCtctataaaatactttttttttttttgaaaaagggcattCTATTAAGCATAAAAACGAAAACTCAAAAGATACAGACCCAGCTAGGCAGTGTTTATGGGGTTTAGCCCATTAGTAATATTTCATATGATAACACATAAAGGAGAACCGATCGACTAGAAGTAATAAAGCCCAGTCCAAAGCAGTTGAAGAGACCAGTAGATGATTTATACGTTCCACACAGCAAATAGAGAGGATGAGAGTCGAGGAGATCAATCGCGGAGAGCGGAGATTTTTGATCGAATTGTCGCTTCAATCTGCTTTACAATTGAGTCAGGAGGCTTGAAGATGTGTCGATGTAGGCGCGAGTTCCTTTCAGCCCAGATATAGTACAGCGTGCATTGCCAAGCTAGGAGTCGAATGATCTGCAAGTGACGGGGACCTTGGAGATTCTGCATGTTGATCATCTCACGGTTCCAATCTTGATCAGGTCGATGACCAGCTCTATTGGCAGTTCTAGTCCAAACGCTCCAAGAATAAGGGCATTGATAGTATATATGATCCCTACTCTCAGGTGCCACGTTGCAGAGCAAACAGAGAGGGTCTGTTGGTAGTCCCCAACCCAGTAACCGATCTCTCGTGGGGCACCGGTTCTGGACAAGGAGCCATGCGAGGAAGTTCTGTCTTGGGATGCCTCTTGGTGACCAAACTGCCTTGTGCCATTGGGTTGGTTGATTGTGATGCTTCAGTTCTCTGTAGACAAGACCCGTTGAGAACTCTTGAGAAGAGCTGTTTAGGCTCCAGATATAGCGATCATCAAGAGAGTTCAGGGAGAGAGATGTTAAGTATACCTGAAGTAGAACTTGTTGTTCTGATCGAGCCGCCGGAAGGGACCAGACACCGTCCCTGTAGAGGTCATCAAGAGTTGCAGTTTCTTGGATACCAAAACGTGACCGTTGGGGGAGATTAAGAAACTCGGAAAGTTTCCCATAAGGACTCCAATTGTCATTCCAGAATCTGGTCATCCTTCCATTCCCCACTTCAATGCGAATCCAGGTATAGACCAGCGGCCGTAGACGGAGCAAACGTTTCACCAGCCAGGAGTGGTTGTTTCGTTCTTTTATAGTCCAAAAATTAGAGAGGTTTCCATTGAGAATCTCCTTCACCAACCATGCTACCCATATTGAACCACTTTTAAAGAACAGAAGCCATATTAAGCGTATTGAAGTAGCAGTGTTCCAGGAAAGCAAGTCGCGTATTCCAAGCCCACCTTCTTCCTTCGAGTGAGTGACCGTGTCCCATGAAACTCTAGCCGTATGGTGTCCCTCTATCGTCCCTTTCCATAGATAAGCCCCACAGAGAGAGTTTATTGTCTTGATACAGAACTTAGGTAGTGTGAAAATGGTGCACCAGAAATTTGTGATTCCTGAAATCACAGTGTTAATGAGAAGCAGTCTCCCGGCAAAGGATAGAGTCTTGGCACTCCAGGAGGTTAGCTTTGCTTTAACACTGGAGATGAGGGGCTCGCAGTTGGCCATTGACAGCTTTCGGGTGCAGAGAGGTACACCCAGATATCTTATAGGTAGAGTTCCATGAGTTAATCCACTTGTTTGCTTGATATGATCTATTTCAGGTTGAGACAAGCCGCAGGAGAAGAAACATGTTTTAGTCAAGCTGACGCCAAGTCCCGATTGTGTCTCAAACTCGCTGAGGACATCCAAAACCCCATTTACAGAGCCAGCACTGCCTTCGACAAATATTAGTAGGTCATCGGCAAAACAGATGTGAGTTAACTTTGAATCTTGACAGTTCGGGTGATAGCCATATTTTCCATCTTCAGATCCTTTGTTGAGGAGAACTGATAAACAATTCATTGCTATAACAAACAGGTATGGCGAGAGAGGATCACCCTGTCGAAGCCCTCTTTTGCTTTTGAAATATCATTGGACAGTACCATTGTATCCAACAGTGAAACTTGGTGTGCAGACACACGCTTGCAACCATCTGATATAGAGTCCCGGGAGGCCTATGCTGTAAAGACAAGTGAAGATGAAGTTCCAATTGATGGTGTCAAAGGCTTTGGCGATGTCTACCTTGATTGCAATCCGCTTGGCGCCCTTGTTTCTGTGATAACCATTGACTACCTCAGCGGCTAACACTATATTCTCAACCAGTAATCGGCCTTGGACAAATACCGTTTGGTTCGGGAGAATCAGGTCAGTGAGCATCGGTTTTAGTCTTTGAACAAGCATCTTCGATATAGCCTTGTATATTGTGTTGCAACATGATATTGGGCGGAAGTCACTGATTACTGAAGCCCCAGGTCTCTTAGGTACTAGTGTTAATATGGTTGCGTTTGTTGCTGCAGGCATAAACGCAGTGATGAAAAAATTCTGGATAGCACTAGTTACTTCAGATCCTAATACACTCCAAGTCGCCTTGAAGAATCCTGAGGTAAAACCGTCTGGTCCCGGTGACTTATTGCTGTTAAGTTTCATGATCACTCTACAAATCTCCTCCTAGTCAGGGATTCTGATCATAGCCTGAATCAACGCAGGAGAGCATCTGTAGTGGAGCACACGCTGGAACCAGTCTAGCGAGCACACAGAGACATTCATTGTCGCAAGGGCAAGTATGGATTGGAAATAGTTTACGGCGTGCTGTCCCATGGTGATAGGATCTGAGAGGATAACGCCAGAAAGCAGCATGAAGAACCGGATAGAGTTGAAAGACGCACGCACTTGGACCAATCTGTGGAAGTAAGTTGTATTGAGATCCCCTTCTTTTAACCAGTTTACTCTCGATTTTTGCTTGAAGTAGGATTCCTCTATCAATCTCAGAAAACACCATTTGTCATACAACTCTTTCTCTTACTGGAAAAGATCTGGAGTGGGATTGGTTAGAGCTTGTACCTGCACAACTTGAAGCAAACAGTTAgtttctctcactctctcttgaATGTTTGAAAAATTGGAACGATTTAGTGATTTTAATGCTCCctttatttttctgaatttgTAGCAGAGAGTGGAGAGATTAGACGCAATGCCACCGGCCTGATTCCAAGCATCCGCAACGGTTTGGTTAAATTTGTGATGTTTGGTTAGGTAGTTAAAGAACTTGAAAGTCCGGGTACCAGCTAGAGGTAAGGGAACATGAAGATCAAgcaagcaaggagagtgatcaGAGAACTTGGGGGAAGGAAGGAGGCTAGGCTGTTAGTCTTATAATCACACTATTTTGTGATTATAAGACTATGTAAACTCAAATCCAAGACTGGATTGGATAGTTGAAATTGAAAGAATTGACACCacttatgtgtgaaaatatGTCCGAAGAATTAACCAATTGTTCTTCTTCCTTGACCCCCACCTGCAAACCGGACCGGCCGGGTTAAAACGTTTATCATATCAAAGTATCAAACCAACCTAAAATTCATAAGATTTTAACTGTAGCTGAACATGATTGATTCATCATCATTGTCTTCTTCGTGATGACTAGAAGAAGCTTGTCTATTGGGTTCACAAAATTCATCGTTCTTTGCAAATCTTCCTCTAACTCTTGGACGACTATCTGCCAATGTCTTCCTACATGCATActgttttaaacaaaattttatttttaacgaACTGTATATCGGTAACCAATGGTTTAATATGGTTTTAATGGTTAAGCATAGAAACCTTAATTTTCTTGCTGAAATTCCTCTCATTTCTCTTCTTCATGTACCTATGAATCTTTTCTTTCCTCTGCTCAGCTGTAAGTTTGCTGACACTGTTGAAACTCGGGTCATCTAAACCGGTTATCTCTGTTCCTAACTGCGGAAGGACCGGTTTGGCCAGGTGGTTCTGGTATTCCGAACAAAAATGACAAACATAAGTACCAGGTGCATATATTTAACCGGATTACCAAACTGGTTTCATTTCTTGTACCTGGAGATGATGATCGCCTGTATCGAAGATGGGTTTGATCGGATCTGGGCAGAACATTCCACCGTTATCAGCCTGGGTTTCCATCAATTGATCATGTGACGGTTTAAAATCAGAACCAAAACCGGAGTAAAACCCAGATCTTTCAATGGGTAAACCGGTGTTCATCATATTCTTGGTTACAGCCAAATAAGCTAGTAAACCAGGACTACCCAAGAAAGGAGAAGTAGGGTCTAGGGAGCCAAGATTGTAACTTGGGACAGAAGAAAGACAATCTTCCTCGAAAACCGATGAAGGAGGAGGCAGAGGATcacaagaagatgaagagtaGAGGATGTTAGGAGGCTGATGAAGTTGAATACCGGTGAAATCAAACTGGTCTTGGAGCTGATCGGAGACTGGGAACTGAATAGAGGAAGAGAAATCGATGGAAGCTGTGATATCGTTATCAAAATCGTCTTGTGAATCGAATATGATCGATAAGTCCCCGTTGTCAtcgtttttgttgttgtcttcATGGTCTTGATTTGAACCGCTGTTGGATTTGTCTGGAAAGTTATTGCTGTTGTTGTTTTCAACATAGCCACAACAGTTTGAAGCAGAAGTCACTTCGGAAGTTTGATTAAAGGTCTCTTCAAATAATTGTGGATCGCAGAAATCGAAGATTTGTGCGGTGAGAGGGCTTGTGATCTCAtcctacaaaacaaaacaaaacaaaacaaaaagagatgTAAGTAgctgaaaaaaaacattagtaaaATATCTAACATGTAATGTTTTTGAGACATACGTAGAAGGCTTGCATGAAAAGATGGTCGTATTTTCTAGGGTCTAACTTGCTGCACACCAAGAAAAACAGATCTAACTGAAGACAGTCGTTTAGAGAGAGAGGTGGACATTTTATACGATCAGATCTCGTTCGTTCTTTGTGGTATTTATCAAGAGGAATCCAGTTAAATAAAAGAATTAACGACAAGGAGGGAGAGTTTCCATAAAAGGAAAGTTTTTGGATTCCGGTGTTTCTTTTACGTCCAGAAATTAAAAACATTGCCTGGTAAGAACTAACATcggatattttttacaaaagaaaattaaaggcATAAATAAGAATAAGAACCATTTTTCATGCATCAATTTGTTTTTTactgaaaattcaaaattcttTGTCATTACAAAGTTTTTATATCAACGATAATCAAAAAGAGAATTCTCCCTCTATCATACAAAGTTTTtaggaaaaaatgtttttgaccATTTAAGAAAAGTAAGATATATAACTTCTTATACCTAATTAATCAACACAttcaaagaattatatatattatgttttcgaTAAAAACACAAACCATGCATTCAGGGGTTTATAAATCACGCATTCAGTGGTTTATAAAACACAAACCATGCATTCAGGGGCATAAATAAGAATAAGAACCATTTTCCAtgcatcaatttattttttactgaaaattcaaaattcttTGTCATTACAAAGTTTTTATATCAACGATAATCAAAAAGAGAATCTCCCTCTATCATACAAAGTTTTTAGGATAAAATGTTTTTGACCATTTAAGAAAAGTAAGATATAGAACTTCTTATACCTAATTAATCAACACAttcaaagaattatatatattatgttttcgaTAAAAACACAGATTAACCACGCATTCAGGGGTTTATAAATCACGGAGTCATTGACGATTGAAGgatattaaattaagaaaaaaaaagcaaagagtTACCATGGAGAGCTGCTCATGAGACGAGATTACGTCCTGCGACATGCTTATGTACGTTTCTTTATGGAGTTtgaccgaaaaaaaaaaaaaaaaaaacgtgataCCAAGATTTTCTGGGAAAATTTCCCAAGAAAGGGAGAAATCATTGAACGAGGCTTCTTGAATGCTTTCTCGAATGTGGGAGGAGTGATGTCTGAACAAGAAATCcacaaaattaagatataaaaaaacggataatacttaa
This region of Brassica napus cultivar Da-Ae chromosome C5, Da-Ae, whole genome shotgun sequence genomic DNA includes:
- the LOC106400432 gene encoding uncharacterized protein LOC106400432, with the translated sequence MFLISGRKRNTGIQKLSFYGNSPSLSLILLFNWIPLDKYHKERTRSDRIKCPPLSLNDCLQLDLFFLVCSKLDPRKYDHLFMQAFYDEITSPLTAQIFDFCDPQLFEETFNQTSEVTSASNCCGYVENNNSNNFPDKSNSGSNQDHEDNNKNDDNGDLSIIFDSQDDFDNDITASIDFSSSIQFPVSDQLQDQFDFTGIQLHQPPNILYSSSSCDPLPPPSSVFEEDCLSSVPSYNLGSLDPTSPFLGSPGLLAYLAVTKNMMNTGLPIERSGFYSGFGSDFKPSHDQLMETQADNGGMFCPDPIKPIFDTGDHHLQNHLAKPVLPQLGTEITGLDDPSFNSVSKLTAEQRKEKIHRYMKKRNERNFSKKIKYACRKTLADSRPRVRGRFAKNDEFCEPNRQASSSHHEEDNDDVGVKEEEQLVNSSDIFSHISGVNSFNFNYPIQSWI